From a region of the Trichoderma atroviride chromosome 6, complete sequence genome:
- a CDS encoding Type I Iterative PKS (EggNog:ENOG41~antiSMASH:Cluster_6.1~SMCOG1022:Beta-ketoacyl synthase), with translation MGSIPQDTGLNEQASYDFNATINNSHVTESAEPIAVVGMAMRLPGQVRNDEEFWKLLVDKRSALCDVPDDRFNVAAFSDPTGSKSGTFKPSKAYFLQDVDIKQFDTSVFPLSRTELERLDPNQRQLLEVAYECMENSGATSWRGSKIGCYVGVFGEDWEDLNAKETQHRGGYRVTGYSDFVVGNRISYEFDLRGPSMTIKTACSSSLVGLDMACQAIRKGDCDGALICGVSLIFSPTMYIALSDQGVLSPGGICKTFDSAADGYGRGEAVNAVYIKKLSQALKDGDEIRAVIRGTSVNTDGRTNGMLTPSPVVQEALIRQAYRQAGIEDLSATAFFECHGTGTPVGDPIETTAVASCFGEKGIHITSVKPNVGHSEGAAGITSLIKAILAIEHRQVPPNIHFNNPNPNIPFKEAKLRVPVDVETWPQGRAERVSVNSFGIGGVNAHVIVESLEEYGKSNTQYRNAKRINGVAPEIDAQTGDVQQLLLLSSNSEASLKQTIEAHKTFAETTTSSLKDVAYTLANRRDHKGHRAFAIAGKFNDQTSFEVFGPESTEAAPRVAWIFTGQGAQWPEMGAELIDSNPIFRKSIRDLDAFLAGLPTPPSWTIEDELRKVAGDSRVLRAEFGHPLSIAVQIGLVDILRAYGVKPDWVLGHSSGEMAAAYASGAISATAAMAAATFRGTTSTDEQPGGRPRGAMAAIGLGAREVEPYMEPGVVVACENSHCSVTLSGDTDQVAKIVENVKANCPTVLARFLKVEKAFHSPHMKEYGPSYEQHLKPFIQSLDPTTPFYSSVTGKRLTGAGSLDAHYWRSNMERPVLFNTALRSALNDHSDERFVLIEIGPHPALKGPLGQILRDINRNEITQVATLQRNKICSSSILETVGKLFQQNVSLNFSTIFPTGKIVRNLPRYSWKRDVSYWAEPRVAKEYRFREFAPHDLLGTRVAEVSNENCWRNKLSLEDAPWLQGHEIDGEIVFPGAGYICMIGEAIRQISGDVAFSLKNVSITAGLILEHGKLPELVTRLTPHNVESDETSVYSFQISSYNGARWIKHCSGEVWGGVDNSVVLETEKTQALPRAVDASEWYGVLNRIGFNYQGAFRGMRDISSATVKNVAVAVVPTDNNDLTKYSIHPGIIDQCFQLFTVAAYRGLGRNCINVAVPTFIEEMVVRPVSKHLDVQASIHTLERGSFVGDLVAQADGQLLLSLKGFKASAMTSAASDDEALPLITQFEWRPHADFIKMKDYMKPRTFIPNEWPMLEELMLLSILDHQENIKLADDAAPHLVKFFKWQQDYIATYHAGKNPFIAKEMRLEDLSREQKVARIDALTKDLLPSHYDGFAIGIHRLFKEAEKLFSGETHALHVLMPDDVLTRLYANGDELLYGDAIRALGHTNPRLRVLEVGAGTGGTTSKVLDALTTSTGQRLYSTYTYTDISAGFFSAAKERFGAFEGIEYKTFDVIKDPAEQQLQKGSYDLVIGYNVVHATPNLQVSLGHLRELLRPSGRIFLQELCPDAKYINYIMGYLSGWWLGDEDDRVDEPYISPARWEKELIAAGFKNPEHVLDGIAPYHQSAGIMASVDIKSKPLAKVSVLAHDANGPYVQDVKNALELQGLGVDVFTFGQELPAQDVISLLDLQADTVHEFTEESFKTMISHLQTLNAKMVWVLGSAQVKCRDPKAAMSIGLARTARNELSAKLFTLEVEPAAVIQDVTKAISDILVRIQHPELDPEDMDPDWEFALVDGKVLVPRLHWQTMSEAFDSTVVAAKASSSKFLTVKTPGLLHTIGWSEETKKPLAEGQVRVKTKAVGLNFRDVLIALGVLDNSTREVGLEGCGIVSEVGPGVSKVAVGDRVIYMSSGCFTTEITLSQVLCVKIDDALTFEQGAGLPCVYATAAMALDDKANLKKGQSILIHSACGGVGLAAIQIAQMLGAEVYCTVSSEEKINYLTNNFNIPRSKIFNSRDSSFLHNVMRATNGRGVDVVLNSLSGDLLHASWKCVAEFGTMIEIGKRDFRRRAKLAMEAFEQNRTFVGLDLWQVSQQRPEQAAELLERCVGWIRDGKINAGAIARAFSADQVQDAFRFMQGGRHIGKIIVTMPDDTSSLQGIKTRPLPNLRSDRSYILVGGLGGLGRSLATWMAENGAGELIFLSRSAQPGPKLDGYVTDLASQGCSVQLVAGSVSDMVDVQRTVQSATKPIAGVINLSMVLRDITLQDMSFKDWMTAVAPKVQGTWNLHHAISSALDFFVLCSSYSGIVGQWGQANYAAANTFLDSFVQYRHGKGLAASVIDIGVMGEVGFVSKNREVLDMFQKSGMRILKEKDLLDAFNLAIQRSKAPEAQGANGTYNISSQILLGLVTTIPVASPNSRVVWKKDIRMSIYHNISGADDSSNKAETEQDSVSTLLSAAANSPSILEEEETTAVIAQAIASSLANFLIRDVDSIKSDLSPEKNGVDSLVAMELRNWIRQKFNVESSVMIIVQSASLNSLAEHIRLGLVERFSQA, from the exons ATGGGTAGCATTCCACAAGATACCGGGCTCAATGAGCAGGCATCGTACGACTTCAACGCCACCATCAATAACAGCCATGTAACTGAATCGGCTGAGCCCATTGCCGTAGTCGGCATGGCCATGCGACTACCTGGCCAAGTCCGCAATGACGAGGAATTCTGGAAACTGCTCGTTGACAAACGGAGCGCTCTCTGCGATGTGCCAGATGATCGTTTCAATGTGGCTGCATTCTCTGATCCCACTGGTAGCAAGTCTGGGACGTTTAAGCCCTCCAAGGCATACTTTCTTCAAGATGTCGATATCAAGCAATTCGACACGTCGGTTTTCCCCCTTTCCAGGACTgagctggagaggctggaCCCCAACCAGAGGCAACTGCTAGAAGTTGCCTATGAGTGCATGGAAAACTCTGGAGCAACTTCATGGCGAGGCAGTAAGATTGGCTGCTATGTTGGTGTCTTTGGTGAAGATTGGGAGGATCTTAATGCAAAGGAGACGCAACACCGAGGAGGATACCGCGTCACAGGTTATTCAGACTTTGTCGTTGGTAACCGAATCTCGTATGAATTTGATCTTCGTGGTCCTAG CATGACTATTAAAACTGCTTGTTCTTCGTCTCTGGTTGGCTTGGATATGGCATGTCAAGCCATTAGAAAAGGAGACTGTGATGGCGCTTTAATTTGCGGCGTATCTCTCATTTTCTCGCCTACAATGTACATAGCCCTCAGCGATCAGGGCGTTCTCTCTCCAGGCGGCATTTGCAAGACCTTTGATTCAGCTGCTGATGGTTACGGCCGTGGTGAGGCCGTTAACGCGGTTTacatcaagaagctcagCCAGGCTTTgaaggatggcgatgagattCGCGCAGTTATTCGTGGAACTAGCGTCAACACCGATGGTAGAACCAACGGTATGCTCACGCCTAGTCCTGTTGTTCAAGAAGCCTTGATCCGCCAGGCATACCGGCAGGCCGGTATCGAGGATCTGTCAGCGACTGCTTTCTTTGAGTGCCACGGAACTGGCACTCCAGTCGGTGACCCCATCGAGACAACCGCAGTTGCAAGCTGTTTCGGTGAGAAGGGAATTCACATTACATCGGTTAAACCCAATGTTGGCCACTCAGAGGGTGCAGCGGGCATCACAAGTTTGATCAAGGCTATCCTGGCTATTGAGCATCGCCAGGTGCCGCCCAATATCCATTTTAATAACCCCAATCCTAATA TTCCATTCAAAGAGGCCAAGCTTAGAGTGCCAGTTGATGTTGAAACTTGGCCACAAGGCCGTGCCGAGCGTGTCAGTGTAAACTCGTTCGGTATTGGCGGTGTCAACGCCCACGTTATCGTCGAGTCTCTGGAAGAGTATGGAAAATCCAACACCCAGTACAGAAACGCCAAGCGCATCAACGGTGTTGCGCCCGAAATTGATGCTCAAACTGGCGATGTCCAGCAGTTGCTTTTGTTGTCATCAAATAGCGAGGCTTCACTTAAGCAGACCATTGAAGCGCACAAGACCTTTGCCGAGACCACAACCTCTTCTCTGAAGGATGTGGCATACACCCTTGCAAACCGCCGCGATCACAAGGGCCATCGCGCTTTTGCGATTGCGGGCAAGTTTAACGACCAAACGTCCTTTGAGGTGTTTGGCCCGGAATCTACAGAGGCCGCACCACGAGTAGCTTGGATTTTCACTGGTCAGGGTGCCCAGTGGCCAGAAATGGGAGCTGAGTTGATTGACTCAAATCCAATCTTCAGAAAGTCAATCAGGGACCTGGATGCCTTCCTAGCTGGCTTGCCGACTCCTCCTAGCTGGACAATTGAGGATGAGTTGCGCAAGGTTGCTGGAGACAGTCGCGTTTTGAGGGCAGAGTTTGGTCATCCTCTGTCTATTGCGGTACAGATTGGTCTTGTTGATATTCTCCGTGCCTACGGTGTCAAGCCAGACTGGGTCCTGGGCCATTCTTCTGGTGAGATGGCGGCCGCATATGCCAGCGGTGCCATCTCAGCAACGGCTGCTATGGCTGCCGCTACCTTCAGAGGCACAACTTCGACTGATGAGCAGCCAGGTGGTAGACCGCGAGGCGCCATGGCCGCAATCGGTCTTGGTGCTCGCGAAGTAGAGCCCTACATGGAGCCTGGCGTTGTGGTTGCTTGTGAAAACAGCCACTGCAGCGTTACTCTGTCTGGAGACACTGACCAAGTTGCGAAGATTGTAGAGAATGTCAAGGCCAACTGCCCTACTGTTCTTGCGCGCTTCTTGAAGGTTGAGAAGGCATTCCACTCGCCTCACATGAAGGAGTATGGTCCTTCGTATGAGCAGCATTTGAAGCCTTTCATTCAAAGCTTGGATCCTACTACGCCCTTCTACTCCTCTGTGACTGGTAAGAGACTTACTGGAGCTGGATCTCTCGACGCACACTACTGGCGATCCAACATGGAACGCCCTGTCCTCTTCAACACGGCCTTGAGATCCGCTCTCAACGACCACAGCGATGAGCGTTTTGTGCTGATTGAAATCGGACCTCACCCTGCGCTCAAGGGCCCCTTGGGTCAGATTCTAAGAGACATCAACCGCAATGAAATCACACAGGTTGCCACTCTCCAGAGAAACAagatctgcagcagcagcatcctggAGACTGTTGgcaagctcttccagcaaaACGTCAGCCTCAACTTCTCTACCATCTTCCCCACTGGTAAGATTGTGCGAAACCTTCCACGATACAGCTGGAAGCGTGACGTCTCTTACTGGGCTGAGCCACGCGTGGCAAAGGAGTACAGATTCCGAGAATTTGCTCCTCACGATTTGCTAGGCACACGAGTTGCTGAAGTGTCCAACGAAAACTGCTGGCGCAACAAGCTCTCTCTGGAAGATGCACCCTGGTTGCAAGGCCACGAAATTGACGGCGAAATTGTTTTCCCCGGTGCTGGATACATTTGCATGATTGGCGAGGCGATCCGCCAGATTTCTGGCGATGTAGCCTTTAGTCTTAAGAATGTGTCCATCACTGCTGGTCTCATTCTTGAGCATGGAAAGCTGCCCGAGCTTGTGACAAGACTTACCCCCCATAACGTAGAGTCTGATGAAACCTCAGTCTACTCGTTCCAAATTAGTTCCTACAACGGCGCCAGGTGGATCAAGCACTGTTCTGGTGAGGTCTGGGGCGGCGTTGACAACTCCGTTGTGCTAGAGACTGAGAAGACTCAAGCTCTGCCCCGTGCAGTTGATGCTAGCGAGTGGTATGGTGTTCTGAACCGCATCGGTTTCAACTACCAGGGCGCTTTCCGAGGCATGCGTGACATCTCTTCTGCGACCGTTAAGAACGTAGCTGTGGCTGTTGTTCCTACTGATAACAACGACCTTACCAAGTACTCGATCCACCCCGGTATCATCGATCAGTGCTTCCAACTGTTCACAGTTGCTGCGTACCGCGGTCTTGGAAGAAACTGCATCAATGTGGCTGTTCCCACTTTCATTGAGGAGATGGTGGTTCGTCCCGTTTCCAAACATCTTGACGTGCAAGCCAGCATCCACACACTTGAGCGAGGATCGTTTGTCGGTGATTTGGTTGCACAAGCTGATGGACAGCTCCTCTTGTCTCTCAAAGGCTTCAAAGCATCTGCTATGACAAGCGCAGCATCAGATGACGAGGCCCTTCCGCTTATTACTCAGTTTGAGTGGCGTCCTCATGCCGACTTCATCAAGATGAAGGACTACATGAAGCCTCGGACATTCATCCCCAACGAGTGGCCAATGCTAGAGGAGCTGATGCTTCTGAGCATCCTTGATCACCAAGAGAACATCAAGCTGGCGGATGATGCCGCCCCTCATCTAGTTAAGTTCTTCAAGTGGCAGCAAGACTATATCGCCACCTATCACGCTGGCAAGAATCCCTTCATCGCCAAGGAGATGCGACTCGAAGATCTGAGCAGAGAGCAAAAGGTTGCGCGCATTGATGCCCTTACAAAAGATCTCCTCCCCTCTCACTACGATGGATTTGCCATTGGTATCCACCGTTTGTTCAAGGAAGCAGAGAAGCTCTTCTCCGGCGAGACTCACGCCCTGCACGTCCTTATGCCCGATGATGTCCTGACTCGACTCTATGCTAACGGTGACGAACTGCTCTATGGCGATGCAATTCGAGCCCTTGGCCACACCAACCCTCGCCTGCGAGTCTTGGAAGTCGGTGCTGGTACCGGAGGAACAACGTCAAAGGTCCTGGATGCTCTGACGACTTCGACTGGCCAGCGACTCTACAGCACCTATACCTATACCGATATCTCTGCCGGTTTCTTCTCTGCAGCCAAGGAGCGTTTCGGTGCCTTTGAAGGGATCGAGTATAAGACCTTTGACGTTATTAAGGATCCTgcggagcagcagctacagAAGGGCTCTTACGATCTCGTCATTGGATACAAT GTTGTTCACGCTACTCCCAATTTGCAGGTTTCTCTTGGACATCTTCGAGAATTGCTTCGCCCTAGTGGCCGGATCTTCCTCCAAGAACTCTGCCCAGATGCCAAATACATCAACTATATCATGGGCTATCTCTCTGGTTGGTGGCTTGGTGACGAGGACGACCGTGTTGATGAGCCTTACATCTCTCCCGCCCGCTGGGAGAAGGAACTCATCGCTGCCGGTTTCAAGAACCCCGAGCATGTTCTCGATGGCATCGCCCCATACCACCAGAGTGCCGGTATCATGGCCAGTGTCGACATAAAGTCCAAACCACTTGCCAAGGTTTCAGTGCTTGCCCATGATGCCAATGGACCGTATGTTCAGGATGTGAAGAACGCTCTTGAGCTGCAAGGCCTCGGTGTCGACGTCTTCACCTTTGGTCAAGAGCTGCCCGCCCAGGATGTCATCTCCCTTCTCGATCTCCAAGCAGATACCGTGCACGAGTTTACGGAAGAGTCCTTCAAGACAATGATCAGCCATCTGCAGACTCTAAACGCCAAGATGGTGTGGGTTCTCGGCTCAGCCCAGGTCAAATGCAGAGATCCCAAAGCCGCAATGTCCATTGGTCTTGCACGAACGGCTCGCAACGAATTGTCAGCCAAGCTCTTCACTCTCGAAGTGGAGCCAGCTGCGGTTATTCAAGACGTCACAAAGGCCATTTCAGACATCCTTGTCCGAATTCAGCATCCCGAGTTGGATCCTGAGGACATGGATCCCGACTGGGAGTTTGCTCTGGTCGACGGCAAGGTTTTGGTGCCTCGATTGCACTGGCAGACCATGTCGGAGGCTTTTGACAGCACAGTCGTAGCTGCAaaagcatcttcttccaagtTCCTCACCGTGAAGACTCCAGGTCTGCTTCACACTATCGGATGGTCtgaagagacgaagaagccgctTGCCGAGGGTCAGGTGCGCGTTAAGACCAAGGCGGTTGGCCTCAACTTCAGA GACGTCCTCATTGCTCTCGGAGTGCTTGACAACAGCACCCGCGAGGTTGGTCTTGAAGGCTGCGGTATTGTTTCCGAAGTCGGTCCTGGAGTGTCAAAGGTTGCCGTTGGCGATCGCGTAATCTACATGTCCAGCGGATGCTTTACTACTGAGATTACTCTGTCACAGGTGCTTTGCGTCAAGATTGACGATGCTCTTACCTTTGAGCAAGGTGCTGGATTGCCCTGTGTGTATGCCACAGCAGCTATGGCACTGGACGACAAGGCGAACCTCAAGAAGGGCCAG AGCATCCTCATTCACTCTGCCTGCGGTGGTGTCGGCCTGGCAGCCATCCAAATTGCCCAGATGCTGGGCGCAGAGGTTTACTGCACAGTCAGTAGCGAGGAGAAGATCAACTACCTTACAAACAACTTCAACATCCCTCGCTCCAAGATCTTCAACTCTCGCGACTCCTCGTTCCTCCACAATGTCATGCGCGCAACCAACGGCCGCGGTGTTGATGTCGTCTTGAACTCTCTCTCTGGGGACCTCCTCCACGCTTCCTGGAAGTGTGTTGCCGAGTTTGGTACCATGATCGAGATTGGTAAGCGTGATTTCCGCCGCCGAGCCAAGTTGGCCATGGAGGCCTTTGAGCAGAACCGCACCTTTGTTGGTCTGGATCTCTGGCAGGTCTCCCAGCAGCGTCCTGAGCAAGCTGCAGA ATTATTGGAGCGTTGTGTTGGCTGGATCCGCGATGGAAAGATTAATGCTGGCGCCATTGCCAGAGCATTTTCTGCCGACCAAGTCCAGGATGCCTTCCGATTCATGCAAGGAGGTCGTCACATTGGTAAGATTATTGTAACCATGCCAGATGACACCTCTTCTCTGCAGGGTATCAAGACCCGTCCTCTGCCCAATCTGAGGTCTGACCGCAGCTACATCCTGGTCGGTGGTCTTGGCGGCCTGGGTCGGTCTTTGGCAACCTGGATGGCGGAGAATGGCGCAGGAGagctcatcttcctctctcgATCCGCTCAGCCAGGTCCTAAGCTGGACGGCTATGTTACCGATCTCGCTTCACAGGGATGCTCTGTGCAGCTTGTAGCCGGCAGCGTCAGCGATATGGTGGATGTGCAGCGAACTGTCCAATCTGCGACGAAGCCTATTGCCGGTGTCATCAACTTGTCCATGGTTCTCAGAGACATTACTCTGCAGGATATGTCCTTCAAAGATTGGATGACGGCCGTTGCTCCCAAGGTTCAAGGCACTTGGAACCTTCACCACGCCATCTCATCAGCGTTAGACTTTTTCGTTCTCTGCTCTTCATACAGTGGAATTGTCGGACAGTGGGGCCAGGCAAACTATGCCGCTGCCAACACCTTCTTGGATTCCTTCGTCCAGTACCGACATGGCAAGGGCCTTGCCGCATCAGTCATTGACATTGGTGTCATGGGCGAGGTCGGATTCGTCTCGAAGAACCGAGAAGTTCTCGACATGTTCCAGAAGTCTGGTATGCGCATcctgaaggagaaggatcTGCTGGATGCGTTCAACTTGGCTATTCAGCGGTCAAAGGCCCCTGAGGCGCAGGGTGCCAACGGCACTTACAACATTTCAAGCCAAATTCTTTTGGGTCTCGTCACCACTATTCCAGTGGCGTCTCCCAACAGCCGAGTTGTGTGGAAGAAGGACATCCGCATGAGCATCTACCACAACATCTCTGGAGCAGATGACTCTTCCAACAAGGCAGAAACCGAGCAAGACAGCGTGTCCACTCTTTTGTCGGCAGCCGCCAACTCTCCTTCAATCctagaagaggaggagacaACAGCCGTCATTGCTCAAGCCATTGCTTCCTCGCTGGCCAATTTCCTCATCAGAGATGTGGACAGCATCAAGTCGGATCTCTCGCCTGAGAAGAACGGCGTTGATTCGCTGGTGGCCATGGAGCTGCGAAACTGGATCCGACAAAAATTTAACGTTGAGTCCAGTGTTATGATTATTGTGCAATCGGCATCTTTGAATAGCCTTGCAGAGCATATTCGTCTGGGATTGGTTGAGCGATTTTCACAGGCGTAA